One genomic window of Paenisporosarcina antarctica includes the following:
- a CDS encoding sigma-54-dependent transcriptional regulator, whose translation MNSILIVDDESKLLKIFQSSLTKKNYTIYTAANGQEARRKIYEQDDISIVFLDLKLPDCSGLDLLQEFVSVYPTKIFIMMTAYGNIENAVIAMKTGAFDYIVKPVKLHEIIVVIEKAIEWLKVKQENHILKEKLKRSETNGELLGTSKVMKQILLLIERVSNTNANVLLEGESGTGKSMIAEAMHKLSDRSHAPFIPVNCASIPEQLLESELFGHEKGSFTGAVSARKGKFVAANGGTIFLDEIGEITPAFQAKLLQVTQNKTFIPVGSDSIKQVEVRIITATNRNLKKMVEEGKFREDLFYRLNIVDIYIPPLRERKDDIPLLVNKFLDKHRKKYERDYQISGELMRILINYQWPGNVRELENAIERAVVLAQDQQLSIDDFHREIREVNYEPSVETNLQESGKSLPEQMEDIEKKLILKALDDALGQQSVAARKLGISRQSLLYKMNKFFNLI comes from the coding sequence ATGAATAGCATATTAATTGTTGATGACGAATCCAAGCTATTAAAAATTTTCCAATCTTCACTAACGAAAAAGAATTATACGATATATACAGCGGCTAATGGTCAGGAAGCCCGACGAAAAATATATGAACAAGATGATATATCTATTGTTTTCCTAGACTTAAAACTTCCTGATTGTTCCGGATTAGATTTATTGCAGGAATTTGTTTCTGTATATCCAACTAAGATATTTATTATGATGACTGCTTATGGGAATATTGAAAATGCTGTTATAGCAATGAAGACAGGTGCATTTGACTACATTGTTAAGCCAGTGAAACTCCATGAAATTATTGTTGTTATTGAGAAAGCAATAGAGTGGTTAAAAGTAAAACAAGAAAATCATATATTAAAGGAAAAATTAAAGAGATCTGAAACGAATGGGGAATTATTAGGAACAAGTAAAGTAATGAAACAAATTCTTCTTCTTATTGAACGAGTGTCCAATACCAATGCAAATGTGTTGTTGGAAGGTGAAAGTGGAACAGGAAAAAGTATGATTGCTGAAGCGATGCATAAATTAAGTGATCGGAGTCATGCCCCGTTTATCCCCGTTAACTGCGCTTCCATCCCCGAACAATTATTAGAGAGTGAACTATTTGGACATGAAAAGGGATCGTTTACTGGGGCCGTCTCAGCAAGGAAAGGGAAATTTGTTGCGGCTAATGGGGGGACTATTTTTCTTGATGAAATTGGGGAAATTACACCAGCGTTCCAAGCTAAACTGTTACAGGTGACTCAAAATAAAACGTTTATCCCTGTTGGAAGTGATTCCATTAAGCAAGTAGAAGTCAGGATTATTACTGCGACCAATCGGAACTTAAAAAAAATGGTGGAAGAAGGAAAGTTTCGAGAGGATTTATTTTATCGGCTAAATATTGTTGATATTTACATACCACCTTTGAGAGAAAGGAAAGACGATATTCCTTTACTTGTTAATAAATTCTTGGACAAACATCGAAAAAAATATGAACGTGACTATCAAATCTCTGGGGAATTGATGAGAATTTTAATAAACTATCAGTGGCCAGGGAATGTTCGGGAGTTGGAAAATGCAATCGAGCGTGCAGTTGTTTTAGCTCAAGATCAGCAATTATCAATCGATGATTTTCATAGAGAAATTAGAGAAGTGAATTACGAACCAAGCGTTGAAACAAACCTTCAAGAAAGTGGAAAATCGTTACCTGAACAAATGGAAGATATTGAAAAGAAACTTATCTTAAAAGCATTAGATGATGCGTTAGGCCAACAATCTGTGGCCGCAAGGAAACTAGGAATATCAAGGCAAAGCTTATTATATAAAATGAATAAATTTTTTAACCTAATATAA
- a CDS encoding MmgE/PrpD family protein: MNVGGVVSSYIVKEALVDKTPETIKAVKEALADHIACAIAGSEAKVSIIAKKYTKAQWGVGVSSVFLEKEKVTPAGAAFVNAVMANALDIDDGHRLTKGHPGAIVIPAILAAAEELKSTGEEFIIAVLIGYEVGIRAGIIAHRKRPEYHCTGSWGAIGAAAGVSRILGLSEQETEHALGIAEYHSTYSPMMRCIEHPSMLKDGIGWGCMTGLSSAYLAKLQFTGIPSLFSSNEGREYVQELGTVERIHQLYYKPHACCRWAQPAVECLKELVSQTDIKYEEIEKIIVYTFTESASLSHQAPTNTEEAQYNLLFPLASYLVFGEVGPKQILYELQNQNVLDVMGKIETRVNKKFDETFPTIAQSQVEIHTKAGRVLYSSVLQARGDYDFPLIEAEKEEKFYSLTTPIIGEKRSRRLLECIRQLEKLDDIGELLSIINE; this comes from the coding sequence TTGAATGTTGGAGGTGTAGTCTCGTCTTATATCGTAAAGGAAGCATTAGTAGACAAAACTCCTGAGACAATTAAGGCAGTAAAAGAAGCGTTGGCCGACCATATTGCATGTGCGATTGCAGGTAGTGAAGCGAAAGTATCCATAATTGCGAAGAAATACACAAAAGCACAATGGGGAGTAGGTGTGAGTTCTGTCTTTTTAGAGAAAGAAAAAGTTACTCCAGCAGGAGCAGCTTTTGTAAATGCAGTCATGGCAAATGCTCTTGATATAGATGATGGACATCGCTTAACAAAAGGGCACCCTGGAGCTATCGTTATTCCGGCTATATTAGCAGCTGCCGAAGAACTGAAATCGACGGGTGAAGAATTTATTATTGCTGTTTTAATAGGCTACGAAGTAGGAATTCGCGCAGGGATTATTGCGCATCGTAAGCGTCCAGAATATCACTGCACTGGTTCGTGGGGGGCAATAGGAGCAGCTGCTGGGGTAAGTAGAATATTAGGTTTGTCAGAACAAGAGACTGAACATGCACTTGGAATAGCGGAATACCATTCAACCTATTCTCCCATGATGCGATGTATTGAACATCCATCTATGCTGAAGGATGGAATTGGCTGGGGGTGCATGACAGGACTAAGTTCAGCCTATTTAGCAAAGCTTCAATTTACTGGAATCCCATCTCTTTTTTCATCAAATGAAGGAAGGGAATATGTGCAAGAGCTTGGAACGGTTGAGCGAATTCACCAACTTTACTATAAGCCTCACGCATGCTGTCGTTGGGCTCAGCCGGCTGTAGAGTGCTTGAAAGAATTGGTAAGTCAAACGGATATCAAATACGAAGAGATTGAGAAAATCATCGTTTACACGTTTACAGAGTCAGCTAGTTTGTCTCATCAAGCACCAACTAATACTGAAGAAGCCCAATATAATTTATTATTTCCCCTTGCATCATACCTTGTATTCGGGGAAGTTGGACCTAAGCAAATCTTGTATGAATTACAAAACCAGAACGTATTAGACGTAATGGGAAAAATTGAAACGAGAGTTAATAAAAAGTTCGATGAGACTTTCCCAACAATTGCACAAAGTCAAGTTGAGATACACACAAAGGCAGGGAGAGTCTTATATTCCTCTGTTTTGCAAGCTAGAGGGGATTATGATTTCCCTTTAATTGAAGCTGAAAAAGAAGAAAAATTCTATTCTCTTACAACGCCTATTATCGGAGAAAAGAGAAGTCGCAGGTTACTGGAGTGCATTAGGCAACTCGAGAAATTAGATGATATTGGTGAGCTTTTATCTATAATTAATGAATAA
- a CDS encoding ABC transporter permease, with product MELIEFIQVNWTTLLQLTWEHIQLVGLAVGIAILTGIPIGIYISQKESLANLVLAVAGIIMTIPSIALFGLMIPIFSIINQGIGFLPAVVALILYSQLPIIRNTYIAIKSVDPNTRDAAIGMGMTTWQRLYKVELPLSLPVIMAGIRMAIVLTIGIGAIAAYIGAGGLGVYIARGISTSYTVMVQVGALAVSILAISADLILGRIQKFLSPKGANS from the coding sequence TTGGAGTTAATTGAATTTATTCAAGTTAACTGGACTACATTATTGCAATTAACCTGGGAGCATATTCAGCTTGTTGGTCTAGCGGTGGGAATTGCTATTTTAACTGGGATTCCAATCGGTATTTATATTTCACAAAAGGAATCATTAGCAAATTTAGTGTTAGCAGTTGCAGGTATTATCATGACAATACCAAGTATTGCTTTGTTTGGACTCATGATTCCAATCTTTTCTATTATTAATCAAGGGATTGGATTTCTCCCAGCTGTTGTTGCGTTAATTCTCTACTCTCAGTTACCGATTATACGAAATACGTATATTGCAATAAAAAGTGTAGATCCAAATACGCGAGATGCTGCTATTGGAATGGGCATGACCACATGGCAAAGATTATACAAAGTTGAACTTCCACTGTCTCTCCCAGTCATTATGGCGGGCATTCGAATGGCAATAGTGTTGACAATAGGTATTGGAGCTATTGCTGCCTACATTGGAGCAGGTGGTTTAGGAGTCTACATTGCTCGAGGGATTTCTACAAGTTATACAGTAATGGTTCAAGTCGGTGCCTTAGCAGTATCAATATTAGCGATTTCAGCCGATTTAATACTTGGAAGAATTCAAAAGTTTCTTAGTCCAAAAGGTGCGAATTCGTAA
- a CDS encoding ABC transporter substrate-binding protein: protein MRKILLGILMFSLILTLAACGETDNADNSDDQSKESKGKVTIGGKDFTEQLLLSKITSIYLKENDYEVEEASNMGSTVVRSALENGQVDLYWEYTGTALVVYQKHDVESDPDVTYQIVKDTDEKNGLIWLDKAEVNNTYALLMRKDLADELKIKTLSDLANHVNKIDDSLKFASNAEFYAREDGIKGLEKLYGFEFPSKNVTRMDSGLLYNALNEGQVDVSVGFATDGRIKGFDLIALEDDQMFFPAYNAAPVIRDEVLTDELAELLNKLSAKLNTEVMMSLNYSVDVEHDEISEVAREWLVQEGLVE from the coding sequence ATGAGAAAAATTTTATTAGGAATACTGATGTTTTCACTTATTCTTACTTTGGCTGCCTGTGGCGAAACAGATAATGCTGATAATAGTGATGATCAATCTAAAGAATCAAAAGGTAAGGTTACGATTGGTGGGAAAGACTTTACAGAACAATTATTATTATCAAAAATAACGTCTATTTACTTGAAAGAGAACGACTATGAAGTTGAAGAAGCAAGCAATATGGGTAGTACAGTTGTACGTTCAGCGTTAGAAAATGGCCAGGTTGATCTTTACTGGGAGTATACAGGTACAGCACTTGTTGTATACCAAAAGCATGATGTTGAATCAGACCCAGACGTTACGTATCAAATCGTAAAAGATACGGACGAAAAAAATGGATTAATTTGGTTGGATAAAGCAGAAGTAAATAATACGTATGCTCTATTAATGCGAAAAGATTTGGCTGATGAATTGAAAATTAAAACTCTTTCAGATCTCGCAAACCATGTTAACAAAATTGATGATTCACTAAAGTTTGCATCAAATGCAGAGTTTTATGCTCGTGAAGATGGGATTAAAGGACTTGAGAAGTTGTATGGATTTGAATTCCCTTCAAAAAATGTCACTCGTATGGATTCAGGATTGCTATATAACGCATTAAATGAAGGACAGGTAGATGTGTCTGTAGGGTTTGCTACGGATGGTCGTATTAAAGGATTTGATTTAATTGCTTTGGAAGACGATCAAATGTTCTTCCCAGCTTATAATGCAGCACCTGTAATTAGAGATGAAGTTCTAACTGATGAGCTTGCTGAGTTGTTAAATAAACTGTCTGCTAAATTAAATACAGAAGTAATGATGTCGTTGAATTATAGTGTAGATGTTGAGCATGATGAAATTTCTGAAGTGGCTCGAGAATGGCTAGTACAAGAAGGTTTAGTAGAGTAG
- a CDS encoding sensor histidine kinase, whose protein sequence is MNQFFRSKITKRYLIISLFVTFCALALLYFITIQVMNNSVREEMDYRNQTMAKTVGKNTNYIFSNMINDLRLISEYTLKIQNKEYVDLEEVEKIISRNPLILHSQIVDNQGNTLFTIPNVHVSGSEKIIEFIDRVSWSETFYLSNIFTLDNGKKVIAVTYPIIDSKKNVQGGVIAYVNLAVLSQHLNQVKIGDRGVNALIDRNGVLISHSDASYIGTSLADNPIGNYLNNSKSGIWEGLLFNEYMVFAYQPMQLGSYGVIVGEPLEQALASTADVQGLLLKGFLTVLILTLVFTIFATSRIVKPIRFLTKQTREYKEGKRSSFQKVNTGDELEDLSVIMDEMATELSNKEKRLFNILESIPYAVITTDKKGNIETFNKGAEQLTLFNHNEVIGKKITDLPIKKSKKEFLSWQTLQEGKKFNEVENDIFDKDGIKHVVRIYSALFYDDKKHNIGAILILRDVSEVKKLEGYLKQSERMASLGQLTAGIAHEIKNPLSIIIAASDAIELELKEDKLDTHLIQEMTNDIIETSDRMNNLLTDFLKMSKGENENNKTNVNLNVLINELLSLLRKKLDDQQISVQQNYAYQVIDVLAIENQLNQVFLNIIINSIQAMEDGGVLTITVKETNEDWMIEIRDTGKGIPESDINWIFNPFYTTKKEGTGLGLSIAYEIISHHNGTIEATSSIDEGTTICVRLPKLKGRVLDE, encoded by the coding sequence ATGAATCAATTTTTTCGTTCAAAGATAACTAAAAGATATTTGATTATCTCATTGTTCGTCACCTTTTGTGCGTTAGCCTTACTATATTTTATAACGATTCAGGTAATGAATAATTCTGTGCGAGAAGAAATGGATTATCGTAATCAAACGATGGCGAAGACAGTAGGAAAGAATACCAACTATATTTTTTCTAACATGATCAATGATTTAAGATTAATTTCAGAATATACGTTGAAGATACAGAATAAAGAATATGTTGATTTAGAAGAAGTAGAAAAAATCATTTCACGGAACCCTTTAATCCTGCATAGTCAAATTGTTGATAATCAAGGAAATACATTATTTACGATTCCAAATGTTCATGTATCAGGTTCCGAGAAAATAATTGAATTTATTGACAGAGTCTCTTGGAGTGAAACATTTTATTTATCGAATATATTTACTCTTGATAATGGAAAAAAAGTTATTGCTGTTACTTATCCTATTATCGATAGTAAAAAGAATGTTCAAGGTGGAGTTATTGCATATGTTAATTTAGCTGTATTGTCTCAGCATTTAAATCAAGTGAAAATTGGCGACAGAGGAGTAAACGCACTTATAGATCGAAATGGTGTTTTGATTAGTCATAGCGATGCATCGTATATAGGCACGAGTCTTGCTGATAATCCGATTGGAAATTATTTAAATAATAGTAAATCAGGAATTTGGGAAGGGTTATTATTTAACGAATATATGGTGTTTGCATATCAGCCAATGCAATTAGGGAGTTATGGAGTGATTGTAGGAGAACCTTTGGAACAAGCACTGGCCTCAACGGCAGATGTACAAGGATTATTATTGAAAGGGTTTTTAACAGTTTTAATTTTAACGCTTGTTTTTACCATCTTTGCTACATCGAGGATTGTAAAACCAATAAGATTTCTAACAAAACAAACTAGAGAGTATAAAGAAGGAAAGCGCTCTAGTTTTCAAAAAGTAAATACTGGAGACGAATTAGAAGACTTATCTGTGATCATGGATGAAATGGCTACAGAATTATCCAATAAAGAAAAGAGACTGTTCAATATATTAGAATCAATTCCTTATGCAGTGATAACAACTGATAAAAAGGGGAATATAGAAACGTTTAATAAAGGTGCAGAACAACTAACTCTCTTTAATCATAACGAAGTGATTGGTAAAAAGATTACTGATCTTCCAATTAAAAAGTCAAAAAAAGAATTTCTATCATGGCAAACGTTACAAGAAGGTAAGAAGTTTAACGAGGTAGAAAATGATATTTTCGATAAAGATGGAATAAAACATGTCGTTCGCATTTATTCAGCTTTATTTTATGATGATAAGAAGCATAATATTGGTGCTATTCTTATTTTAAGAGATGTTAGTGAAGTTAAAAAATTAGAGGGGTATTTAAAACAGTCAGAGAGGATGGCATCACTTGGTCAGTTAACAGCGGGAATTGCTCATGAAATAAAAAATCCGTTGAGTATCATTATTGCTGCATCAGATGCCATTGAACTTGAATTAAAAGAAGATAAATTGGATACTCACCTTATTCAGGAAATGACGAATGACATTATCGAAACGTCGGATCGTATGAATAACTTACTCACTGATTTCCTTAAAATGTCCAAGGGTGAAAATGAAAATAATAAAACAAATGTTAATTTGAATGTGCTAATTAATGAGTTACTTTCATTATTAAGGAAAAAACTAGATGATCAACAAATCTCGGTTCAGCAAAACTATGCTTATCAAGTTATAGATGTCCTAGCAATTGAAAACCAATTAAATCAAGTATTTTTAAATATCATTATCAATAGTATTCAAGCCATGGAAGATGGTGGTGTTTTAACAATAACAGTAAAAGAGACTAATGAAGATTGGATGATAGAGATTAGGGATACTGGTAAAGGGATTCCAGAGTCAGATATCAACTGGATTTTCAATCCTTTTTACACGACTAAAAAAGAAGGAACAGGTTTAGGGTTGTCCATTGCCTATGAAATCATCTCTCATCATAATGGGACAATAGAAGCTACAAGTTCGATTGACGAGGGAACGACCATATGTGTTCGTTTGCCGAAGCTGAAAGGGAGGGTCCTTGATGAATAG
- a CDS encoding DUF6282 family protein, whose protein sequence is MTTTFHPLLKGAIELHVHSAPSLFPRKQTDWELIEDVKKAQMAGVVLKAHEAQTVDRATLIRGKEPDLHVYGGLVCNHFTGGLSPATVDTAIRLGAKVIWMPTFSSEEHQRYFGKKKTNFFNSEKKLSHSYGLEIWDDNKRILSEVHEILELIAEADIVLATGHLAPAEVSVLVDAAIEHKVEKILIQHTDLGIARIPHKLEFELIKKGCILEKCYLACSDDFNDIKKEEMAQSIKALDANSCVMVTDYGQSHNIPPIEALSQFIDDMLRGGLSDKEITKMIVDNPKQLLGL, encoded by the coding sequence ATGACAACTACATTTCATCCGTTACTAAAGGGAGCAATAGAGTTACATGTTCATAGTGCACCGAGCTTATTTCCAAGAAAACAAACAGATTGGGAGTTAATAGAAGATGTGAAAAAAGCACAAATGGCAGGTGTAGTATTAAAGGCTCATGAAGCTCAAACTGTGGATAGAGCCACATTAATTCGTGGAAAAGAACCAGATCTTCATGTATATGGTGGTTTAGTCTGTAATCATTTTACAGGAGGTCTTTCTCCTGCGACCGTAGATACCGCTATTCGTTTAGGCGCAAAAGTAATTTGGATGCCAACCTTTTCATCAGAAGAGCATCAACGCTACTTTGGGAAAAAGAAAACAAATTTTTTTAATAGTGAGAAAAAGCTTTCTCATAGTTATGGATTAGAAATTTGGGATGATAACAAAAGGATTTTATCAGAAGTCCATGAAATATTAGAGTTAATTGCTGAAGCGGATATAGTTCTTGCAACAGGGCATTTAGCACCAGCAGAAGTCTCCGTATTAGTTGATGCGGCCATTGAACATAAGGTCGAAAAAATATTGATTCAACATACAGATCTAGGTATTGCACGTATTCCTCATAAGTTAGAATTTGAATTAATAAAAAAAGGGTGTATTCTTGAAAAATGTTATTTAGCCTGTAGTGATGACTTTAATGATATAAAAAAAGAAGAAATGGCACAATCCATTAAAGCTTTAGACGCAAATTCATGTGTCATGGTAACAGACTATGGGCAGAGCCACAATATTCCGCCTATTGAAGCACTAAGTCAATTCATTGATGACATGCTTCGTGGAGGTTTGTCTGATAAAGAGATTACAAAAATGATTGTAGATAATCCAAAACAGTTATTAGGTCTGTAA
- a CDS encoding ABC transporter ATP-binding protein yields the protein MINFKNVTKIYETESKKVTAVNKIDLEIKEGEICVFLGPSGCGKTTLLRMVNRLIPITSGTIEVDGKNSQSLNINDLRRSIGYVIQQNGLFPNMTIEENISVVPKLMGWDRLKMKKRSNELLDLFGLQPDEFSKRFPWELSGGQQQRVGIARALAADPPIMLMDEPFGALDPIIREHIQNEFLRIQKNVKKTILFVSHDVDEAIRLADKIAIFKEGDLMQFDSPDNILSNPKNDFVRDFIGNESSLKRLTLLTVKDLLGKLDHLKKPSVYGQEGSQFTIKLNDNLRTALSIILSSHSGEAWVQDEAGKRLGVLRVSDFESLTSVHPTEMTVAR from the coding sequence ATGATTAATTTTAAAAATGTTACAAAAATTTATGAAACTGAATCGAAAAAAGTTACTGCAGTTAATAAAATAGACCTTGAGATTAAAGAAGGCGAAATATGCGTTTTTCTGGGACCATCAGGATGTGGTAAAACAACATTACTTAGAATGGTCAATCGTCTAATTCCAATAACAAGTGGAACAATTGAAGTGGATGGTAAAAATTCTCAATCTTTAAATATAAACGATTTGAGACGATCAATTGGTTATGTCATTCAACAAAATGGTTTGTTTCCAAATATGACGATAGAAGAAAATATTAGTGTAGTACCGAAATTAATGGGTTGGGACCGGTTGAAAATGAAAAAAAGGTCAAATGAACTTCTTGACTTGTTTGGTTTACAACCTGACGAATTTAGTAAGCGCTTTCCTTGGGAATTATCAGGTGGACAGCAGCAACGTGTTGGAATTGCAAGAGCGCTAGCAGCTGATCCTCCTATCATGTTAATGGATGAACCATTTGGTGCTCTTGACCCGATTATTCGAGAACATATTCAAAATGAGTTTTTACGAATTCAGAAGAATGTGAAGAAAACTATTTTATTTGTTAGCCATGATGTTGATGAAGCGATTCGGTTAGCTGATAAGATAGCTATTTTTAAAGAGGGTGATCTCATGCAATTTGATTCACCTGATAATATATTGTCCAATCCGAAAAATGATTTTGTTCGTGACTTTATTGGAAATGAAAGTTCTTTAAAACGGTTAACATTATTGACGGTTAAAGATTTATTGGGAAAATTAGACCACTTAAAGAAGCCATCAGTATATGGGCAAGAAGGAAGTCAATTTACAATTAAACTGAATGATAATTTAAGAACGGCTCTGTCTATTATTCTATCTTCACATTCAGGGGAAGCATGGGTACAAGATGAAGCTGGAAAACGTCTCGGTGTACTGCGTGTTTCTGATTTTGAATCTTTGACCTCTGTTCATCCAACAGAAATGACTGTAGCTCGTTAG
- a CDS encoding nitrilase-related carbon-nitrogen hydrolase, translating to MNEINNTFKASCIQFNPILNEREKNIEALLNVVIEAAQNGAKLIITPEMATTGYYYKDREAISQFVDTIPGRTTARFEEIAKNFHTYIVVGMPEIDKETDLYYNSAALIGPHGYIGKYRKVHLWESEAHWSALGDLGVPVFETEIGNIAINICMDSIFFESSRLAAVQGANILAFPTNSSAQSVFLLQARAETNGLYVLSANRSNCEKGFHMIGASAIWSPLGEKLEESPYVTPLEQPIDEPTIIYSIIDKALYQNAGKARLQERKPDCYKELMQYIAPWDFTKSKEQHKITAAILQCESINMSKEENFSKHKQLVHEAIIQSKVKEKKLLLAVLPELVTTGSLETFSIEEIRDLAEQVNSDFMKQYQQLAKDEQVYLVLGFLEKESGHLYNSSILINDYGDVLGLYRKMHLTKDEKRWATAGSKIEVFETEKLGRVGLLIGYDAAFPEASRILAIKRADTIIIPSNWSGEFGRSLEMNKNISLNSYPEGALSTWDSIALSSQAYMIVANSINTNQLVGGRSGLYTIDPLYGLDQPVMASSNIEEIIIVNYETLHLDWWFNQEKLITLRQTKEYKPLVI from the coding sequence GTGAACGAGATAAATAATACATTTAAAGCTTCCTGTATTCAATTTAATCCAATCTTAAATGAGCGAGAGAAAAATATAGAGGCATTACTTAACGTTGTAATTGAAGCTGCTCAAAACGGGGCAAAGCTTATTATTACACCGGAAATGGCTACAACAGGATATTACTATAAAGATCGTGAGGCTATTTCGCAGTTTGTTGATACTATACCCGGGAGAACAACGGCTCGGTTTGAAGAAATTGCAAAGAATTTTCATACTTATATTGTAGTAGGTATGCCGGAGATCGATAAGGAAACCGATTTATATTATAATTCAGCAGCTCTAATTGGTCCACATGGTTATATTGGCAAATATCGAAAGGTTCACTTATGGGAGAGTGAAGCTCATTGGTCAGCTTTAGGAGACTTAGGAGTTCCTGTTTTTGAAACAGAGATTGGGAATATTGCCATTAATATATGTATGGACTCAATTTTTTTTGAATCATCAAGATTAGCAGCTGTTCAAGGAGCTAATATTCTTGCATTTCCAACAAACTCAAGTGCCCAATCTGTCTTTCTCCTTCAAGCAAGAGCTGAGACAAATGGACTTTATGTGTTAAGCGCAAATCGTTCAAATTGTGAAAAAGGATTTCATATGATTGGAGCTAGCGCTATCTGGTCGCCTCTTGGAGAAAAATTAGAAGAGTCACCTTACGTAACCCCATTAGAACAGCCGATAGATGAACCAACCATTATTTATAGCATCATTGACAAAGCCCTATATCAAAATGCTGGAAAGGCAAGACTGCAGGAGAGAAAACCAGATTGTTATAAAGAGTTAATGCAATATATTGCGCCGTGGGACTTTACCAAAAGTAAGGAACAGCATAAAATCACAGCTGCCATTCTACAGTGCGAATCGATTAATATGAGTAAGGAAGAAAATTTCAGCAAACATAAACAATTGGTTCATGAAGCAATTATTCAATCGAAGGTAAAGGAAAAGAAACTTCTTTTAGCAGTATTACCAGAGCTAGTGACAACTGGATCTTTGGAAACGTTTTCAATTGAAGAAATAAGGGATTTAGCAGAACAAGTAAATAGTGACTTTATGAAGCAATATCAACAATTAGCAAAAGATGAGCAAGTGTACCTTGTACTAGGTTTCTTGGAAAAAGAGTCGGGACATTTATATAACTCCTCAATCCTTATTAACGATTATGGCGATGTCTTAGGACTTTATCGTAAGATGCATTTAACCAAAGATGAAAAAAGATGGGCCACTGCTGGTAGTAAAATCGAAGTATTTGAAACGGAGAAATTAGGCAGGGTTGGGTTATTAATTGGTTATGATGCTGCTTTTCCTGAGGCTTCTCGTATTTTAGCAATTAAACGTGCTGATACAATTATTATCCCGTCAAACTGGTCAGGAGAGTTTGGAAGATCTTTAGAAATGAATAAAAACATTTCATTAAATTCATATCCAGAAGGAGCTCTTTCAACATGGGACTCCATTGCACTTAGCTCTCAAGCGTATATGATTGTAGCTAATTCCATTAACACAAATCAATTAGTAGGGGGAAGAAGTGGACTCTATACTATTGATCCATTATATGGATTAGATCAACCTGTGATGGCTTCGTCAAATATAGAAGAAATTATTATTGTCAATTATGAAACGTTACATTTAGATTGGTGGTTTAACCAAGAAAAATTGATCACACTGCGTCAAACCAAAGAGTACAAACCTCTTGTGATATAA
- a CDS encoding ABC transporter permease produces MNGKKIERIARFSLVAIIIALFAWAFKAGSFEFIINNPGDLLYLSGQHLRLVAISCFFAVLVAVPLGIFVTRPKYKKYDWIVINFANVGQTVPTLALLALIMSFFGLGWQTAVFALWFNSLLPILRNTVAGIDNINRSIIDAGEGMGMTKIQILLKLEIPNALPVMLAGIRTSIVINVGSAALAFLIGGGGLGDLIFTGIAIADTGIMLSGAIPIIVLAISIDFILGKLEKLVVSKGIQRKLEII; encoded by the coding sequence GTGAATGGGAAGAAAATTGAACGAATAGCTAGATTCTCACTAGTTGCCATAATAATAGCATTGTTTGCATGGGCTTTTAAGGCAGGCTCATTTGAATTCATCATTAATAACCCTGGGGACCTTTTATATTTAAGTGGTCAGCATCTACGATTAGTTGCCATTTCCTGCTTTTTTGCAGTATTAGTTGCTGTACCGTTAGGAATTTTTGTCACAAGACCAAAATATAAAAAATATGATTGGATTGTTATCAACTTTGCTAATGTTGGACAAACGGTTCCAACTCTTGCCTTATTAGCATTAATTATGTCTTTCTTTGGACTTGGGTGGCAAACTGCGGTATTTGCTCTATGGTTTAACTCTTTACTACCTATATTAAGAAATACAGTAGCTGGAATTGACAACATAAATCGTTCAATCATTGACGCTGGAGAAGGAATGGGGATGACCAAGATTCAAATTCTTCTTAAGCTTGAAATTCCAAATGCACTCCCTGTTATGTTAGCTGGAATTAGAACATCAATTGTTATAAATGTTGGTTCCGCCGCTCTTGCATTTCTTATTGGAGGAGGTGGGTTAGGAGATTTAATCTTTACTGGGATAGCGATAGCTGACACAGGAATTATGCTATCAGGTGCAATTCCTATTATTGTCTTAGCGATTTCAATAGATTTCATTTTAGGGAAACTAGAGAAATTAGTTGTATCAAAAGGAATACAGCGTAAGTTAGAAATCATTTAA